The DNA window TTGATTCTCTCTACTCTCTTCCCgtcttccccttctccaggaTTTTAAGCAGTTTGAACCTAATgacttttatttgaaaaacactACATGGGAAGATGTAGGACTGTGGGACCCATCGCTTACAAAAAATCAGGTTGGTAATAGTTTATGTTGACACATCTGATTCTGAAGATGGTTCATACTAAAGGGCGTTTGACAAATATGCCAAGagcttttcctgcagttttacCCATTCATTGATCTTTGCCTACAGTTTGAGGGACAGCAAAAAGCTGcacttttttggtttggtttggtttttttgcttaagtAATAATCCTGGTCTTTAACTTAGTGGTCCAGATAGCCAAATACTGGAGAACCAATTGGTCAAGAAACCTTACTCGCCCTTTGACAAGTGCATAGTAAGAGCCCATCTGTTTTCAAGCTTAGCACAATTTCATCATCCTTCCAGTCAAAAGATCAACAATTTTATACAGGTTGTGATAAgtttttttacctttccttAAACGTTTCATTATCTGTTTTCATCATTTCAGAAGTTTAAATGAATACATCTAACTGCTGCTCCCTCCACTATTGTTGTGGCTCTGTTAGCTGTCTGGCACATCTGAAGATTCCCATAATCTGACGATGTCCCTGATTTGGTTTAGGCATGTATAGTTCTATACAGCAGAATTATGTGGCACTGGAAGTCTCACTTCTTAGATGTTTGTGAGCCAGTAATAAAGGAAATTTGAATTAAGCTAGAAGTGGAGGGAGGAAATAATACTTGATTCTGATTAAACATGTTTAAGGCAAGTCATGTGCACTGCAGTAGCCTCTACCAATGGTACAACATGGAGTAGTACCAGCACTGAAAGAACAGTGAGAAGGTGAGAAATCTCTCTACAAAATAAGCCCCTTTTAGCATCCGAAAGATCAGGTATTGCTCTTAGAGGAAATGGAGACCTGTATTACGATGGATTCCTAGTGTAGTGTTAATCTAAAAATGTCCCTTTATTACTGTGTTCCATAAAAAACACTGATGTCCTTTTTTCTAGTTAATTCCAGAATAAAAATCATAATATAAAAGGAGACAGCTTTTGcttagtttgttttgttgtatcTTGTCTCCAGCCTACCAGATGTCTGAGGCTTCGGGTTGTGGACAGAAACATATATTCCTATTTATTTATGCAGAGGGAGAGTACAACTCTCCAGCTACTTCAAATGATCTATGTGTAGCTTGATGCACAAGACTTGTTTTGACACTCGTGATGAATGTTTGTAACTATTTGAATTTCATGTCTTATCTCATCTGAAATGCCAGATTGCCTGTGGCTATCTCTAAGGCCAATGTAACTTCAGTTTCTGTTACAACAGTTGACAAGAAGTGCATCGCAACATGTTAAATATATTAAAGGGTGCAGGGAAACTGCAGGTGTGgaattttcaaatactttttttttttgattcaagattgttttaaaaaccAGGTTTGTGCTTTGATCAGAAGGAAAGGACTTAGTGGCTTTAAGGGCTTGTGTAGCCTTAGTATATGCCTTGGTAAGCTTAAAACTATTTGTTCACCACAAATAAGTtttgaaaagcatcttttctgtTAAAGCTTGTAATGGTTTAAGACACTGAAATAGCTGAAGTTACATGTAAGTCACTGATgagctggagtgcatggagctcccCTGAGCATGGGTGAGGAGccactgagagcttatgggtcaggattaaagtgagcgcagggacaggggacattatagtgggggtctgctacaggccacccgacCAGGGAGACTGAGGGGATGAGGCCTCTAcagacagacaggagcagcctcacattcacaagctcTGGCCCTCATGGGGGACTgcaaccaccctgatatctgttggagggacaacacagcagggcacaagcaatccaggaggttcctggaatgcatcgatgataacttccttctccaagtgatagaggagccaaagaggagaggtgccatgctggaccttgctCTCGCCAACAAGGATGGGttggtaggggatgtgaagcttGACAGCAGCCTTGGCTGAggtgaccatgaaatggtggagttcaagatcctcagggcagcgaaGAGGATGCACAccaagctcactaccctggacttcaggagagcagactttggcctttTCAGGGACCTGTTTGGTAGATACCACAGGATaaagtcctggagggaagaggggcccaagacagctggttagtattcaagggtcacctcctcaAAGCccaggagtgatgcatcccaacaaagaggaagtcaggcaaaaacgccCGGAGGCTTGCATGGATGAAcgaggagctcctgggcaaactcaaacacaggAAGGAAGACTGCAGAGAGTGGAAGTGAGGGCGgatagcctgggaggaatacagagaaactgtccgagcagccagggatcaggttaggaaagtgaaagccctgatagaattaaatcttgctggggatgtcaagggcaacaagaaaagcttctgtaggtacatcagtggtaaaaaaaaaaaaagctaggaaaaatgtgggtcccctctggaatgaaacaggcgacctggttacccaggatatggagaaggttgaggtactcaacaaattttttgcctcagtcttcactggcaagggCTCCAGCCACACCGCCCAAgtggcagaaggcaaaggcaggactgggagaatgaagaatcgcccactgtaggagaagatcaggttcgagaccatcaaagaaacctgaaggtgcacaagtctgtgggacctgatgagatgcatccgcgggtcctGAGGGGACTGGCCGACAAAGTGGCTAAGTCACTGTTcatcacatttgagaagtcctggcagtccagtgaagttcccactgactggaaaagggggagcataacccccatttttaaaaagggaaaaaaggaagagccagggaactacaggccagtcagtctcacctctgtgcctggcaagatcacagagcagatcctcctggaaactatgctcagggACATGGAAAATGAGGCGATTGATatggcagagaatggattgacagcagccctgaggagaaggacttgggggatGTTGGGGAACAAGAACCTTGACATGACCCAGCAACGtgcactcgcagcccagaaagccaaccgtgtcctgggctgcgtccccagcagcgtgaccagcaggtcgagggaggggattctgcccctctgctctggtgagacccccctgcagtgctgcatccagctcggcggtccccagcacaagaaggacatggagctgttggagccaggccagaggaggccatggagatgatccgagggctgaagacaggctgagagagttggggtggttcagcctggagaagagaaggctccggggagaccttagagccccttccagtccctgcaggggctacagggaagctggagaggggctggtgacaagggcagggagtgccaggccaagggggaatggcctgaagctgcaggaggggagatggagatgggatgtgaggcagaaatccttccctgtgagggtgctgaggccctggcacaggttgcccagagaagctgtggctgcccctggctccctggcagggttcaaggccaggttggatggggctttgggcaacctgggctagtggagggtgtccctgcccatggcaggggtggcactgggtgggctgtaaggtcccttcaacccaaaccatgctgggattctgtgattctataaccGTCTTATAGATGTAAATGTTTGGCAGGTTTTGATGGGAAATAACTTGTCTTCTGGGTACGGTCTCATTCTACTCAATcatgcttgcctttttttccctggaagtGAGCTTGTGCTGAAGTTTCCCatgcagctcagctgcagggAATGAGGCTTTTTTTGGCTGGTGGAGAAAGATGCTTACAACATAGCCTTGCATGCTGAGTTTATGGTTAAACTCTTGAGAGACTGCTAAATCGGCACTTGCCATATCATGTGTATGGTCAGATGATAAACTTTGTAGGGCCTGATCTGCAGGccaaaaattagaagaaattaaTCTAAAGGTTTGAGATGGTTGCAGTGGGTCTTGAGAGTATTATTTAGAAACATTATTGTTCAGAGAAGAGAATAGatgttgtttttctaaaaactgcttttcagtatttagtttctgctttgttctttttttctttttcaaggacTATCGGACAAAGCCCTTTTGCTGCAGTGCATGTCCATTTTCCTCGAAGTTCTTTTCAGCATACAAAAGCCACTTCCGGAATGTTCATAGTGAAGACTTTGAAAATAGGATTCTCCTTAATTGTCCTTACTGTACTTTCAATGCGGACAAAAAGACTTTGGAAACgcacattaaaatatttcatgctcCAAATGCCAATACACCGAGTGGAGGCATCAGcacttttaaagataaaaacaaacatgatAGCCTTAAACCTAAGCAGGCTGACAGTGTAGAACAAGCTGTTTATTACTGTAAGAAGTGCACTTACCGAGATCCTCTGTATGAAATAGTTAGAAAGCACATTTACAGGGAACACTTTCAGCATGTTGCCGCTCCTTACGTAGCGAAGGGAGGTGAGAAGTCACTCAATGGTGCAGTTCCGTTAAGTTCCAGTACCCGAGAGGAGGGTAGTGTTCACTGCAAACGATGCCTTTTTATGCCGAAGTCATACGAAGCTTTAGTACAGCATGTTATCGAAGACCACGAACGTATAGGATATCAGGTGACAGCAATGATAGGTCACACTAACGTCGTGGTTCCGAGATCTAAACCTTTGATGCTAATAGCTCCAAAACCACAGGATAAAAAGCCTATGGGGCTCCCTCAGAGGATGGGTCCCCTTTCCCCTGGAAGTGTTCGATCTCTTTCGTCGCAACAGATGATGAACAGACTCACTATACCAAAGCCTACATTGAATTCCACCGGAGTGAATATGATGTCAAATGTTCACCTACAACAAAACAATTACGGAGTCAAATCAGTACCGCCGAGTTACGTTGGCCAGCCAGGGGGAAGGCTAAACTTAAGTGGCAACGCACCGGTTTCTATCTCGCAGCAATCGCAAACAATGAAACAGTTCTCAGCAAGTGGAAACGGAAGGCCTTACACTCTTGGAGGGGAACAGAGATCACAGGCCTCGGCAAGATATTCTCTGCAGTCTGCCAATTCGTCTTCTCTTTCATCAGCTCAGCTGAAACAGACGTCATTATCTCAGTCGCAGGCAGCTTCAAGAGTATTAGGTCAGTCTGGTTCGAAATCTCCTGTAGCTGCTACAGGTCCTTCCACTGTCAATACATCATCCACGCAGAAGTGGAAAATCTGTACAATCTGTAACGAGCTGTTTCCTGAAAATGTGTATAGTGTCCACTTTGAAAAGGAGCACAAGGCTGAAAAGGTGCCTGCAGTAGCTAACTATATAATGAAAATTCACAATTTCACTAGCAAATGTCTATACTGTAATCGCTATTTACCCACTGATACATTGCTTAATCATATGTTAATACATGGTCTGTCTTGTCCGTATTGCCGTTCAACCTTCAATGATGTCGAAAAGATGGCTGCTCACATGCGAATGGTTCATGTTGATGAAGAAATGGGACCTAAAACTGATTCCACTCTAACCTTTGATTTGACATTGCAGCAGGGTAGTCACACGAACATACATCTTCTTGTAACCACCTACAACCTGAGAGATGCTCCTGCTGAATCCGTAGCTTACCATGCTCAGAATACTCCCCCAGTTCCTCCAAAACCACAGCCGAAAATCCAGGAGAAGTCCGATGTACCTGTAAAAAGCTCGCCACAAGCAGCAGTTCCCTACAAAAAAGACGTGGGGAAAACTCTCTGTCCTCTGTGCTTCTCAATCCTAAAAGGACCCATCTCTGATGCACTTGCACATCATCTACGGGAGAGGCATCAAGTAATTCAGACAGTTCATCCGGTTGAGAAAAAGCTCACCTACAAGTGCATTCATTGCCTCGGTGTCTATACTAGTAACATGACTGCCTCAACTATAACGCTGCACCTTGTTCACTGCAGAGGCGTTGGGAAGACCCAGAACGGCCAGGACAAAGGTACTTCGTCATCTCGGCTAGGCCAGTCTCCGGCTGTAGCACCGGTCAAACGTACTTACGAACACATGGAATTCTCGctaatgaagaaaaggaaaatggatgATGACGACTCCCCCTCTGCCTTTGAGGAAAAGCCTGAAGAACCTGTAGTTCTAGCATTGGACCCCAAGGGTCATGAAGATGATTCCTATGAAgccaggaaaacatttcttacaaagtattttaataagcaACCATATCCCACTAGGAGAGAGATTGAAAAGTTGGCTGCCAGTTTGTGGCTATGGAAATCTGATATTGCATCTCATTTTAgtaacaaaaggaagaaatgcgTTAGAGATTGTGAAAAATACAAACCTGGTGTGCTGCTTGGTTTCAATATGAAAGAGTTAAACAAGGTTAAACACGAAATGGATTTTGATGCAGAATGGCTGTTTGAAAACCATGATGAAAAGAATTCCAGAGTCAATGTTAGTAAGACTGTTGATAAAAAGATAAACTTAGAAAAAGACAATGACAGTTCCTCAGACAGCTATGAAAATATAGAAGAGGAATACAATGAAAGCGGTAGTCCATTTGGTCAGCCTATTTCTGACATTGGTGGGAAAACCTCTTCTGATAGCATAGTGGAGAACCCAGAGGACAGCATATCCAAGGAAATCATTGAAGAAACTACATTGCAGTCTCCAGAGAAGTCTGATcaaaaaccagaggaaagctcTAAATACGAAGAGattatttctgctgaagaacCAACAAAACTGGTAGGTGATGTTTCAGATAGCGAAGGTGATCAGGATGATCAAGATGATGCTGTTGAATGGAAAGATGGAGCGTCGCAGTCTGAAAGTGGGCCTGGTTCTCAGCAGGCTTCTGATTTTGAAGATAATACATCGGAAGTAAAACCAGAAGTGTGGACAGATGAATCCTCCCAAAGTGAAGATGTTGGTAGCAGTAAACCGACTGTTGAGACAAAAGGGGGTGGATCTGAAAGTGATGAAGAACAGTCAAAGTGGAAGAATCGTTCCTATGGAAAAGTAGAAGAGTTTTGGTCTAAGGACCAGTCACAATGGAAAAATACGTCAGAGATTGAGGAGAGCTTGTCAAATCAGCAGATGGAATGGCAGAATAGCACAATTGACAGCGAGGACGGAGATCAGTTTGACAGTGTGACTGACAGCGTAGCAGAACCAATGCACAGCAGTCTAACTGGTGTGGAGCTGAGTAGCCAGCAAGCATAAGCTGCTCGAGTCCCAAGCGTCAGCAATAGGATCCAGTCTACAGCTGTCTAACCCCCTTCATTTCGGTATGACTGCTACGCTTAAGTTCTAACTGGTACTGCCTTTCGAGTGCTAGGTCATGGTGGGTGGTGGTTGTGGCCACTGTTAACTCCAGCGGTTATTtaagatgatctttaaggtcccttccaacccaaagcattctatgatttGAGGATGCTGTTGGCTGATCTTGTCTGAGAATACCTGCTGGGATGAGCACAGTGACTTACTGTGAACAGATAAGCTGGTGGCTCCAGAATACACACGGAGAAAAGCAGAGGTttattttatctgcattttcaaCACCCATTTCACTCTTGTACATGTTCAGTTGTATGTCTTTTTAAACATGACCCTTTTTCACATGGTAGTGTAGGGCCAACCATCCAAGCTACCAGTTCAACGTGTATAGTAGACTATGgggaaattgatttttttttcatgtatcaTTCTGAATAGTTGAAATGTATATTTGTACAGTCTTTTAGACCTATTCAAGTGAAGCTTATGAAATTGTTCTTGTGTACTCATCAtagatttgtttctcttttttagtGTTGCCCTGCTGTGTAATAAATGCTGTATCTAGTTTACCTAGCAAAAGCTTGAAACTGCTATAGTATGAATTTTGACAAACTTAGTTTTTGCACATAACCTTGTACAATCTCAAAACAGAGGCCAGCAacataaaaaatatatctgGACTCTATTGTATTATAGAATTTTCTTGTTCTGAATATCCTTGACATTACAACTGATGACAAACGTATTTCAGAGCcattttctgaaatcttttaagctaaaaaagaaaaatcacatgcaAGAAACGAGTTTGCAGCTACTAATTTTGACACCTTTTAGATCTGTATAAAAGTGTATTGTGTTGAAGCAGCACACTGAAACaaaagtgctgtgttttggatatTTAGTTTTATCTTTAGTTAACACCAAACAAGGTGTTGTATTCATTTATACCATCTAATATATGACACACTGTTGTAGTATGTATAATTTTGTGatctttatttccctttgtaTTCTTCATTTAAGCATCTAAATAAATTGCTGTATTGTGcttaatgtaaatatttgctttattacATGCAAGTGCTACATTCCTGTTTGGTAAATCCCACTTTGCTAtgttcattcctttttttcttttctccccccccccccccaagtgctccacagctgtgctggggcaggcaTGTTTAGTACTTTCTTACCAAATAGACTGATCTCCTTCAAGGATATTGAAAAATCCTTCAAAAGGTAACTTTGGCTGAATTTCTCTTTATTGTTTAGTGTTCCAGAACACTAATTTATAAATAGGATTGTAGCGATTTGCTTGTTCTGCATCCTGGAGAAACGACGTCTATGCATCACTTGCATTTTTCATCCCTTTGTACTCATATGAATGAAGATCACTTTCACATATTAAAAAGTTATCCAGAACCATGTGTCTCTCTGAAGCACTACGTATTGAGGGTAAATAACAGCGAAGGTGTTTGAATACTTATATTTAAACATGAAGGAGCATGCCTTGTGAGCTACAGATTTGGTTTGGctttggagaagaaacaatttgaATACTGAAACTACTGTTAAAATTTGTGATAGGTTTGGTCAAACCAGCCCTGCATTTTGGCAAGTGTGTGGTACAACAGAGAGCTGCATAACCAAAAGCTCATTGAGACAATTTACTGGAGGCAATCTAATTATGATGAGAAAACTATTCTTAATTAGAGTGATAAGTTTGATTTAGGCATATGTCTCATAAATATCAGAGTACCTACTTTTTGATAGAAGAACTAAATTGACCTGTGAAGTTTTTGTTAATGTTGTAAAGGAGAGACCAGTTCTGTGGGtttgaacatttttaaacagcaaaaccGTTTCACAGAGATCACAAGAAAACCTTTCGGTATCTCTGTAGCAGTCTTGGGTAGGTACAAACCATACTTTCCACTAGTATAAGGAAGAAACCACTATATACGCCAAAGATGAGAAAATGTGTACTCTCTCATGTTCTGCAGCTTaacctgtgctgctggcactCCAAGGCTTGTTGAACTACGGATGTGTGCGAAGCCATGGCTGAAAACTGTTACCTTCCAGTGAAGATGGTTTAGATTTGTCTTGtactttttcccttctgctttttttaactctgaGGAGTAGAAGTTGGACTGGCTCCCAATTACACACTCAAGCGGTAGAAGATACACTTTAAGAACAAGACAGGGAAAATACTTTTGGCATTTGCATCAGCGAAAGAGCTCCTTGTGTTTCTCTGCCTTAAGAGAAAACTTGAGCCTCAACTCATTTTGTTAGCAAGTTTTCTGAActatttcattgaaaaataatttttcagtaagTCAGGTGAGAGTTTGTTAACTACCACTTACTTATAAAAGTTTAGTTTACTGAGATCCACTCAGTAGTGGCTGAgtttttttcccaatgaaaCAGGCACTCATGCCTTTCTCCCTCCATAGGCTGCTGTGTTTTACAGGAGGCTACTGTCTGAAAACTTAAGacatttcagaatttgttttgtGTCATTTCAGCTAGGCTTTAAGGGAttttacagatatattttttttaaaaaaaaaaccttaatcCAACAGTTTAGTACAACCTTTATCTAttaagcaatgaaataaaaaaaaaatcagatatcaTCATTTGAATCTGTATTGTATTTGCCTCAATATCTGGCAAGGttaatttaatattaatgaGCTCTCCAGTTAAGTCAGATTTCCAAATTCTGAGCTCCTGGTTGTAGTCAGTGACTAGTAAGCCTGTGACATAGGAActctc is part of the Grus americana isolate bGruAme1 chromosome 17, bGruAme1.mat, whole genome shotgun sequence genome and encodes:
- the ADNP gene encoding activity-dependent neuroprotector homeobox protein isoform X4 yields the protein MSLRRPSTINFGETMFQLPVNNLGSLRKARKTVKKILSDIGLEYCKEHIEDFKQFEPNDFYLKNTTWEDVGLWDPSLTKNQDYRTKPFCCSACPFSSKFFSAYKSHFRNVHSEDFENRILLNCPYCTFNADKKTLETHIKIFHAPNANTPSGGISTFKDKNKHDSLKPKQADSVEQAVYYCKKCTYRDPLYEIVRKHIYREHFQHVAAPYVAKGGEKSLNGAVPLSSSTREEGSVHCKRCLFMPKSYEALVQHVIEDHERIGYQVTAMIGHTNVVVPRSKPLMLIAPKPQDKKPMGLPQRMGPLSPGSVRSLSSQQMMNRLTIPKPTLNSTGVNMMSNVHLQQNNYGVKSVPPSYVGQPGGRLNLSGNAPVSISQQSQTMKQFSASGNGRPYTLGGEQRSQASARYSLQSANSSSLSSAQLKQTSLSQSQAASRVLGQSGSKSPVAATGPSTVNTSSTQKWKICTICNELFPENVYSVHFEKEHKAEKVPAVANYIMKIHNFTSKCLYCNRYLPTDTLLNHMLIHGLSCPYCRSTFNDVEKMAAHMRMVHVDEEMGPKTDSTLTFDLTLQQGSHTNIHLLVTTYNLRDAPAESVAYHAQNTPPVPPKPQPKIQEKSDVPVKSSPQAAVPYKKDVGKTLCPLCFSILKGPISDALAHHLRERHQVIQTVHPVEKKLTYKCIHCLGVYTSNMTASTITLHLVHCRGVGKTQNGQDKGTSSSRLGQSPAVAPVKRTYEHMEFSLMKKRKMDDDDSPSAFEEKPEEPVVLALDPKGHEDDSYEARKTFLTKYFNKQPYPTRREIEKLAASLWLWKSDIASHFSNKRKKCVRDCEKYKPGVLLGFNMKELNKVKHEMDFDAEWLFENHDEKNSRVNVSKTVDKKINLEKDNDSSSDSYENIEEEYNESGSPFGQPISDIGGKTSSDSIVENPEDSISKEIIEETTLQSPEKSDQKPEESSKYEEIISAEEPTKLVGDVSDSEGDQDDQDDAVEWKDGASQSESGPGSQQASDFEDNTSEVKPEVWTDESSQSEDVGSSKPTVETKGGGSESDEEQSKWKNRSYGKVEEFWSKDQSQWKNTSEIEESLSNQQMEWQNSTIDSEDGDQFDSVTDSVAEPMHSSLTGVELSSQQA
- the ADNP gene encoding activity-dependent neuroprotector homeobox protein isoform X1 produces the protein MEYCMLGTSAFHKVQQQLMMPRKAFLSQKEKQARARERDMLKKRRRRQDYLKRSVEPQKNAETIKWHRDDEKRRENEQVKDKDIKKRWRQDERERRKNVDAMNWRREDEKRENERETMFQLPVNNLGSLRKARKTVKKILSDIGLEYCKEHIEDFKQFEPNDFYLKNTTWEDVGLWDPSLTKNQDYRTKPFCCSACPFSSKFFSAYKSHFRNVHSEDFENRILLNCPYCTFNADKKTLETHIKIFHAPNANTPSGGISTFKDKNKHDSLKPKQADSVEQAVYYCKKCTYRDPLYEIVRKHIYREHFQHVAAPYVAKGGEKSLNGAVPLSSSTREEGSVHCKRCLFMPKSYEALVQHVIEDHERIGYQVTAMIGHTNVVVPRSKPLMLIAPKPQDKKPMGLPQRMGPLSPGSVRSLSSQQMMNRLTIPKPTLNSTGVNMMSNVHLQQNNYGVKSVPPSYVGQPGGRLNLSGNAPVSISQQSQTMKQFSASGNGRPYTLGGEQRSQASARYSLQSANSSSLSSAQLKQTSLSQSQAASRVLGQSGSKSPVAATGPSTVNTSSTQKWKICTICNELFPENVYSVHFEKEHKAEKVPAVANYIMKIHNFTSKCLYCNRYLPTDTLLNHMLIHGLSCPYCRSTFNDVEKMAAHMRMVHVDEEMGPKTDSTLTFDLTLQQGSHTNIHLLVTTYNLRDAPAESVAYHAQNTPPVPPKPQPKIQEKSDVPVKSSPQAAVPYKKDVGKTLCPLCFSILKGPISDALAHHLRERHQVIQTVHPVEKKLTYKCIHCLGVYTSNMTASTITLHLVHCRGVGKTQNGQDKGTSSSRLGQSPAVAPVKRTYEHMEFSLMKKRKMDDDDSPSAFEEKPEEPVVLALDPKGHEDDSYEARKTFLTKYFNKQPYPTRREIEKLAASLWLWKSDIASHFSNKRKKCVRDCEKYKPGVLLGFNMKELNKVKHEMDFDAEWLFENHDEKNSRVNVSKTVDKKINLEKDNDSSSDSYENIEEEYNESGSPFGQPISDIGGKTSSDSIVENPEDSISKEIIEETTLQSPEKSDQKPEESSKYEEIISAEEPTKLVGDVSDSEGDQDDQDDAVEWKDGASQSESGPGSQQASDFEDNTSEVKPEVWTDESSQSEDVGSSKPTVETKGGGSESDEEQSKWKNRSYGKVEEFWSKDQSQWKNTSEIEESLSNQQMEWQNSTIDSEDGDQFDSVTDSVAEPMHSSLTGVELSSQQA
- the ADNP gene encoding activity-dependent neuroprotector homeobox protein isoform X3, with protein sequence MMPRKAFLSQKEKQARARERDMLKKRRRRQDYLKRSVEPQKNAETIKWHRDDEKRRENEQVKDKDIKKRWRQDERERRKNVDAMNWRREDEKRENERETMFQLPVNNLGSLRKARKTVKKILSDIGLEYCKEHIEDFKQFEPNDFYLKNTTWEDVGLWDPSLTKNQDYRTKPFCCSACPFSSKFFSAYKSHFRNVHSEDFENRILLNCPYCTFNADKKTLETHIKIFHAPNANTPSGGISTFKDKNKHDSLKPKQADSVEQAVYYCKKCTYRDPLYEIVRKHIYREHFQHVAAPYVAKGGEKSLNGAVPLSSSTREEGSVHCKRCLFMPKSYEALVQHVIEDHERIGYQVTAMIGHTNVVVPRSKPLMLIAPKPQDKKPMGLPQRMGPLSPGSVRSLSSQQMMNRLTIPKPTLNSTGVNMMSNVHLQQNNYGVKSVPPSYVGQPGGRLNLSGNAPVSISQQSQTMKQFSASGNGRPYTLGGEQRSQASARYSLQSANSSSLSSAQLKQTSLSQSQAASRVLGQSGSKSPVAATGPSTVNTSSTQKWKICTICNELFPENVYSVHFEKEHKAEKVPAVANYIMKIHNFTSKCLYCNRYLPTDTLLNHMLIHGLSCPYCRSTFNDVEKMAAHMRMVHVDEEMGPKTDSTLTFDLTLQQGSHTNIHLLVTTYNLRDAPAESVAYHAQNTPPVPPKPQPKIQEKSDVPVKSSPQAAVPYKKDVGKTLCPLCFSILKGPISDALAHHLRERHQVIQTVHPVEKKLTYKCIHCLGVYTSNMTASTITLHLVHCRGVGKTQNGQDKGTSSSRLGQSPAVAPVKRTYEHMEFSLMKKRKMDDDDSPSAFEEKPEEPVVLALDPKGHEDDSYEARKTFLTKYFNKQPYPTRREIEKLAASLWLWKSDIASHFSNKRKKCVRDCEKYKPGVLLGFNMKELNKVKHEMDFDAEWLFENHDEKNSRVNVSKTVDKKINLEKDNDSSSDSYENIEEEYNESGSPFGQPISDIGGKTSSDSIVENPEDSISKEIIEETTLQSPEKSDQKPEESSKYEEIISAEEPTKLVGDVSDSEGDQDDQDDAVEWKDGASQSESGPGSQQASDFEDNTSEVKPEVWTDESSQSEDVGSSKPTVETKGGGSESDEEQSKWKNRSYGKVEEFWSKDQSQWKNTSEIEESLSNQQMEWQNSTIDSEDGDQFDSVTDSVAEPMHSSLTGVELSSQQA
- the ADNP gene encoding activity-dependent neuroprotector homeobox protein isoform X5, which encodes MFQLPVNNLGSLRKARKTVKKILSDIGLEYCKEHIEDFKQFEPNDFYLKNTTWEDVGLWDPSLTKNQDYRTKPFCCSACPFSSKFFSAYKSHFRNVHSEDFENRILLNCPYCTFNADKKTLETHIKIFHAPNANTPSGGISTFKDKNKHDSLKPKQADSVEQAVYYCKKCTYRDPLYEIVRKHIYREHFQHVAAPYVAKGGEKSLNGAVPLSSSTREEGSVHCKRCLFMPKSYEALVQHVIEDHERIGYQVTAMIGHTNVVVPRSKPLMLIAPKPQDKKPMGLPQRMGPLSPGSVRSLSSQQMMNRLTIPKPTLNSTGVNMMSNVHLQQNNYGVKSVPPSYVGQPGGRLNLSGNAPVSISQQSQTMKQFSASGNGRPYTLGGEQRSQASARYSLQSANSSSLSSAQLKQTSLSQSQAASRVLGQSGSKSPVAATGPSTVNTSSTQKWKICTICNELFPENVYSVHFEKEHKAEKVPAVANYIMKIHNFTSKCLYCNRYLPTDTLLNHMLIHGLSCPYCRSTFNDVEKMAAHMRMVHVDEEMGPKTDSTLTFDLTLQQGSHTNIHLLVTTYNLRDAPAESVAYHAQNTPPVPPKPQPKIQEKSDVPVKSSPQAAVPYKKDVGKTLCPLCFSILKGPISDALAHHLRERHQVIQTVHPVEKKLTYKCIHCLGVYTSNMTASTITLHLVHCRGVGKTQNGQDKGTSSSRLGQSPAVAPVKRTYEHMEFSLMKKRKMDDDDSPSAFEEKPEEPVVLALDPKGHEDDSYEARKTFLTKYFNKQPYPTRREIEKLAASLWLWKSDIASHFSNKRKKCVRDCEKYKPGVLLGFNMKELNKVKHEMDFDAEWLFENHDEKNSRVNVSKTVDKKINLEKDNDSSSDSYENIEEEYNESGSPFGQPISDIGGKTSSDSIVENPEDSISKEIIEETTLQSPEKSDQKPEESSKYEEIISAEEPTKLVGDVSDSEGDQDDQDDAVEWKDGASQSESGPGSQQASDFEDNTSEVKPEVWTDESSQSEDVGSSKPTVETKGGGSESDEEQSKWKNRSYGKVEEFWSKDQSQWKNTSEIEESLSNQQMEWQNSTIDSEDGDQFDSVTDSVAEPMHSSLTGVELSSQQA